TCGCGGTTGAAAGGCGGGATGGCCGCCAGGTTGGGGCGCAGCACCGGGGCCAGCAGGGCGGCCGTCTGGCCGGGACCGGTGGCGCGGGCCAGCTGCAACTCGAGGCCCACGAGCTGGTTGCGGGCCGCCAGCAGCTGGTCGACAAAATCGAGGTTCTGCACCACCGGGCGCACGGCGGGCTGGTCTTCGGCGGCGTTGGAATACAGAATGCTGGTGCGGCCCCGGCCGGCGGTTTCGCCATCGGCCCCGAATACCGATTCGAGCAATAAGCGGTAAAGTTGGGCCTGGGCCGCGTGGTTGGTCCAGGGCTCGGCCACGGGCACTTTCACCGAGCTTTTGAGTTCCACGAGGTCGTAGCCGGTGGCGCTTTCGTGCAGCAGGTCGAGGCGGCCTTGCAGGCCGTAGGTGGCGGATAAAAAGGTGGGCTCGAGGAAGCAGTCGGCCAGGCGCAGGGGCTGCTGCTGGTAGCCGGTGCGCGAGTGCACCGCGAAGCCCTGCTGCCGCGCCTGCCGCAGCGTGCGGTGGTGACGGCGCAAATCGTTCAGCAGCTCGGGCACGCCATTACGCGTCTGAAACTCGGGCAGGGTACTCAGCGTGAGCGGCTCGGCGCGAAAGAGCTTCTTGGTCAGAAAATGCTCAAGGTCGAAGTCGGGTTGGTTTTTAGGGGTTGGTTGTTGGTTGTTGGCAGTCTGGCTGGCAGCAGCTTCCTGCCCAACTGCTAACTGCCCACTACTCGCTGTTACCTGTTCACTGCTCACGGCTACCTGATTCGCGGCGTGGCTGACTTCCTCATCGAGCAGGCGGTTGACCAGGTTCCCGACGACCAGCGAGCGCGAGGGCTCGTCGGGCAGAAAGGATTTCAGCAGCGCCAGCTCGCCAAACGTGCCGTCGCGCTGCGCGCACTCGGCCAGGGTCGTGACGCTGATAAGATAATCGGGCTCCAAGACCACGCGGCGCGGGCGCACCCGGCCACTGGGCAGCAGCACCGGGCCGATGAGGTTGAGGGCCGGGTGCAGGGCGGCGGCGGCCAGCAGCAGATTGTCGTAGGCGGCGGGCAGTTCCAGCTGAAACGGGCCGGCCGGCCGGCCGTCGGCGGGCGCGCTCATTTCCACGGTAAGCACGCCGCCGGGCAGGTCGGCGTGCACCACCTGCACCCGCCATACGGCGCGCGGGTCGGCTCCGGTTTCGACGGGGGCCGCGGCGGGCGGGTCGGCCGGCAGGTGGGCCCGCACCTCGGCCGGCGCGGGCGGGCGCGGGCCGGCGTAGGGCTCGCCGGTCAGCGCTTCGAGCAATTCGGCCACGGCCGCGAAGCCGGCGGCTACTTCGGCGGCGGTGCCGGGGTAGCTTTCGTGCAGTACCAGGTTGGCGGCCACGCGCAGGTCTTGCAGGTGGGTGCGCAGGCCAGCCGACAGTTCGAGGGCGTAGCACGCCCCGCCTATTGCCTGAAACAAGTTACCAAACGGCGCCTTGCGGCGCTTGTAGTCGGCACGCAGCAGCGATTCCAGCAGCTTGCGCAGGCGCGGCAGCTGGTCGGCGGGCGCGGCAGTGGGGTCGGCCAGGGCGGCGAGGCGGGCGTGGGGCGAGTCGGACAAAACAGCGAGGGGTAGGCGAAACTTAAAGATAAGCCTACCCCGCAAAAATAGCTATTTCGCAGCGGGACCAGCCACCGGGCCGTCTTCCTGCAAATAATAATGCCGGAGGCGGTTGAAATTCTCATCCAGCTCGTACACCAGCGGCACGCCGGTCGGAATGTCAAGGGCCGTTACCTCCTCATCGGTGAGGTGGTCGATGTACTGCACCAGGGCGCGTAGGCTGTTGCCGTGGGCGGCGATTATTACCTTCTGGTTGCGACGCAACGCGCCCATTATCTTCTCGGTCCAGAAAGGCATTACCCGGTCCAGGGTCTCGCTCAGGTTTTCGGTCAGGGGTAGTTCGCGGTCGGTGAGGTGCTGGTAGCGCGGGTCGTGGCCCGGAAAGCGCGGGTCGTCGCGGGTGATGGCCGGCGGGTGGGCGTGCGGCGAGCGGCGCCACTCCTGCACCTGCGCCTCGCCGTACTTAGCGGCGGTTTCGGCCTTGTTGAGGCCCTGCAACGCCCCGTAGAAGCGCTCGTTGAGCCGCCACGACTTCTGCACCGGAATCCAGAGCTGGTCCATGTTTTCGAGGGCAATGTCCAGCGTTTTGATGGCCCGCTTCAGCACCGACGTAAAGCCGATGTCGAACGTGTAGCCGTGCTGCTGCAAGAGCTGCCCGGCGTGGGCCGCCTGCTGTTTGCCCAGCTCCGAGAGGTCCACGTCGGTCCAGCCAGTGAAGCGGTTTTCCTGGTTCCACACGCTTTCGCCGTGGCGCAGCAGCACGAGCTTTTCCATAGAATTTTATAACTGACTCAATATTAAAAAAGAACGTCATGCTGAGCTTGCCGAAGCATCTCTACCGCGCCGCCAGGGTTACTAATCCACGCGGCGCAGTAGAGATGCTTCGGCAAGCTCAGCATGACGTTTTATGTAAAGGGTGAAGCCAGGTTTACTTCACCATGAAATCCGCTTCCGTCTTGGCCCACATCAGCGCCACTTTGCCCGACTTATCAGCCGTAATGGTGAACTGCTCGACGGGCGCGGCCAGGGTTTTGGGCTTCACTTTTACGCGCAGCGCATCTTCCTTGGCGTCGTATTTAAACGCGCCCCACTGCTTGGCCGTTTTGTTGAAGATGATGGTCCACTCGGCTTTGCCGGGAATGGTAAACAGCGCGTAGCTGCCGGCCGCCAGCGGCTGGCCGTCAATTTTCACGGCCTTGCTCACCGTGAAGGTGGTGGCCTCGTTGGCGCCGGTGCGCCACACCTCGCCCGTGGGCGCCAGGGGGCTTTTCTCCCCGAATGCCTCGCGGCTCTTCAGCGAGGGGCGGCTGTAGTCAATGGTGACTTCGGTGCTGCCCACCGAGGTTTTTACCATGGCCGGCGGGCTTGGGCGCTTCGATTTGTCTTCGGGCATCTGGCCCTGGGCTAGCGCCGTGGTGGTTTGGAAGAGCAGGGCAGCGCCGGCTAGGGCGGCAAGGGGCAGGAAACGCATGGTGAGGGAAGGTTTTTAGGTGTGCGTGAGTAAGTAGTAAGTCTGGCAATAAGTTTGAAGGTAGCCGCTTAACGATTGGTAGTACCTGACGTTACGTAGGTGGGTCGCCCTGCGTAACGTCAGGTAGCAATACATCAAATATTAATATCAAAAAACGCTAATATCAAAACGTCCATCAGTAACATGTACTTGCTTACCAGGAAGTACGCCGCCAGTTACATCAGCACTAGCCGTAAAATCAAACCGCCCCGAGAGAATATGTCTGACCGAGTCGAAGCACGTAATTGTTAACTGGCCAGAATCATGAGCTCTAAAGCTATAGTCTCCCCCATCTCCATTTAAGACAAATATTTGCACGCCACCCTTTTTAAGGTCAAAAACCCGGCCTGTCTCTAGCCGAAAGCTATCCGTTGAAATTATTACATACTTGCCTGGGTAGCCACTAAAATCATCGGCACTTAAACTGAAAAGGTAATAGTCTTTGGCAAGTACGCGGTAACCAGATTCAAATCCCGAATCATTCCTGGACGCGCGGGGCACGAATATTTGGCCATCGATTTTGCACCCAAAAGTATTAGCTCCCGAAGTGGTTTCAGCAGGTAATTGCGGGGATACATCGTCCTTACACTCACTTAATGCCAGGAGGGCAATGATGGCCACGCCCCGAAAGATAGCATTCATAGGTTGCTGAAATTAAAATTTTTGTAAAGAACAGGTTTTATTAAATCTACTTAACTGTCCTGCATTACGCTGCGTAGTACATAGTACTAAAACTATTTATTTTACATATGTCCCCTGGCCTTGGTTTCGCCCATGCGCCAGTACACCAGCAGCGAAATAAGGGCGCAGCCCGTCACGTACCAATAAAAGTATTCGGCCACGCCGTGCTCCTTGGCCAGCAGGGCCAGGTACTCGGCGGTGCCGCCAAAAATAGCCGCCGTGAGCGCAAACGGCAGCCCCACGCCCAGCGCCCGGATGTGGGTCGGAAACAGCTCGGCCTTGACGATGGCCGAGATGCTGGTGTAGCCGCTCACCACGAACAACGCCGCAATCAGCAGCCCAAACGCGCCCCACGTGCTGCTGGTGTGAGCCAGCGTGCGCAGCAGTGGCACCGTACCCAGCGTGGCCCCGATTCCGAAAAACAGCAGCACCGGCCGCCGCCCCAGCACGTCGGAGATAGCGCCCAGCAGCGGCTGAAACAGCAGCGCCACGGCCATTGCGCCAAACGAAATAAGGGTAGCCTGCTCCTTGGTAAAGCCGCTGGTATTCACCAGAAACTTCTGCGCGTAGGTGGTGAAAGTGTAGAACGCCAGCGTGCCGCCCAGCGTCAGCCCGACCACGGTCAGGGTTTCGCGGGGGTAAGCCTGGAGCTGCTGCAGGGCCGAAAGCCGGGCGGGACGGCCACTGGCTTGCCCGGCGGCTTGCTCCTGCTCGAAGGCGGCGGTTTCGCTCATGTGCGTGCGCAGCAGCAAGGCGCCG
The sequence above is drawn from the Hymenobacter baengnokdamensis genome and encodes:
- the gpmA gene encoding 2,3-diphosphoglycerate-dependent phosphoglycerate mutase, producing the protein MEKLVLLRHGESVWNQENRFTGWTDVDLSELGKQQAAHAGQLLQQHGYTFDIGFTSVLKRAIKTLDIALENMDQLWIPVQKSWRLNERFYGALQGLNKAETAAKYGEAQVQEWRRSPHAHPPAITRDDPRFPGHDPRYQHLTDRELPLTENLSETLDRVMPFWTEKIMGALRRNQKVIIAAHGNSLRALVQYIDHLTDEEVTALDIPTGVPLVYELDENFNRLRHYYLQEDGPVAGPAAK
- a CDS encoding DUF2911 domain-containing protein, whose protein sequence is MRFLPLAALAGAALLFQTTTALAQGQMPEDKSKRPSPPAMVKTSVGSTEVTIDYSRPSLKSREAFGEKSPLAPTGEVWRTGANEATTFTVSKAVKIDGQPLAAGSYALFTIPGKAEWTIIFNKTAKQWGAFKYDAKEDALRVKVKPKTLAAPVEQFTITADKSGKVALMWAKTEADFMVK
- a CDS encoding MFS transporter gives rise to the protein MPMPATSASPLRSIVSGSIGNLVEWYDWYAYSAFALYFAPVFFPQASPTAQLLNTAAIFAVGFLMRPIGAAFLGSYADKHGRRAALLLSVKLMAGGSLLIACAPGYATIGLGAPALLLLARLMQGISVGGEYGTSATYLSEMAGARHRGFWSSFQYLTLMGGQLLALIVQLTLQQFITSAEMTAWGWRIPFVIGAGAALGALLLRTHMSETAAFEQEQAAGQASGRPARLSALQQLQAYPRETLTVVGLTLGGTLAFYTFTTYAQKFLVNTSGFTKEQATLISFGAMAVALLFQPLLGAISDVLGRRPVLLFFGIGATLGTVPLLRTLAHTSSTWGAFGLLIAALFVVSGYTSISAIVKAELFPTHIRALGVGLPFALTAAIFGGTAEYLALLAKEHGVAEYFYWYVTGCALISLLVYWRMGETKARGHM